CAGCCTGGAGGGGGCGGACGCGGCGCTGTTCGTGGTCGACGCGCGCGCCGGGCTGACGCCGCTGGACGAGGAAATCGCCCGCTGGCTGCGCGGGCAGGACGTGCCGGTGGTGCTGGTCGCCAACAAGGTCGAGGGGCGCGCCGCCGATCCCGGCTTCTACGAATCCTTTTCGCTCGGCTTCGGTGAGCCCGTGGCGGTGAGCGCCGAGCACGGCGAAGGCATCGCCGATCTGTTCGACGGGCTCTGGCCGCTGATCGGGCATAGCGAGAAGCAGGCCGATGCCGACGAAGCGGCTGGCAATGGGCCGGAGGAGACCGAGGAGGCGCCGCAAGGTCCGCTGAAACTGGCGATCGTCGGGCGTCCCAATGCGGGCAAGAGCACGCTGATCAACCGCCTGCTGGGCGAGGATCGACTGCTGACCGGCCCCGAAGCGGGGATCACCCGCGATTCGATCGCGGTCGACTGGAACTGGCTCGACCCGCGCGACGGCTCGCGCCACGAGATCCGGCTGATCGACACCGCGGGGATGCGCAAGAAGGCGCGCGTGGTGGAGAAGCTGGAACGGCTGAGCGTCGCCGACGCCCGCCGCGCGGTCGATTTCGCGGAGGTCGTGGTGCTGCTGCTCGACGCAACGCAGGGGCTGGAGCATCAGGACCTGAAGATCGCGAGCATGGTGCTGGAGGAAGGTCGCGCGCTGATGATCGCGATCAACAAATGGGACATCGCCGAGGATGCGAGCCGGCTTTTCAACGGGATCAAGGGCGCGCTCGACGAAGGGCTGGCGCAGGTGCGCGGCCTGCCCGTGTTCGCGGTGAGCGCCAAGACCGGCAAGGGTCTCGACACCATGCTGGGCGCGGCGTTCGAGATTCGCGAGGCGTGGAGCCGCCGCGTGCCGACATCGGCGCTGAACCGCTGGTTCGAGGATGCGCTGGCGGCGAACCCGCCCCCTGCCCCCAAGGGTAGGCGGATCAAGCTGCGCTACATCACCCAGGCCGGCACCCGCCCGCCGCGCTTCGTGGTGTTCGGAACGCGCCTCGACATGCTGCCCAAGAGTTACGAGCGCTATCTGGTCAACGGGATCAGACGCGAACTCGGCTTCGACGCGGTCCCGGTGCGCGTGGTGCTGAAGAGCCCGAAAAACCCCTTCCAGTCGACATGATCGATCTCGCGCTGCTGACCGCGCATTCGCTTTCCAGCGACCTGCTCGAAAGCACGCGCAGCACCGTCCGGGTGCAGGCGATCGTTCAGTTGAGCCTTGCGCCTGCCTTCCTGCTGGCCGGGATCGGGGCGGTCATGAACGTGATGACCAACCGGCTGATCTGGGTCGCCAACCGGATCGAGACGATCCGCGAGCGCGAGGCGGACGGGCGCGCCGGCGAAATGGTGGCAGACCTGCCCTCGCTCGAACAGCGACGCCTCTATGCGCAGGCCGCCCTGATGTTCAGCACCGCAGCGGCGCTGGTCATCAGCATCGTGATCGCGCTGCTGTTCGTGTCCGCCTTCATCCGGCCGCAGATCGGCACGCTGATCGCCATCGCGTGGATCGTAACGATGATC
Above is a genomic segment from Erythrobacter sp. 3-20A1M containing:
- the der gene encoding ribosome biogenesis GTPase Der; translation: MTTPANPSPQVIIIGRPNVGKSTLFNRLVGKRLALVDDQPGVTRDRRFGDAEIAGLKFTIVDTAGWEDEDPNSLPGRMRAQTEVSLEGADAALFVVDARAGLTPLDEEIARWLRGQDVPVVLVANKVEGRAADPGFYESFSLGFGEPVAVSAEHGEGIADLFDGLWPLIGHSEKQADADEAAGNGPEETEEAPQGPLKLAIVGRPNAGKSTLINRLLGEDRLLTGPEAGITRDSIAVDWNWLDPRDGSRHEIRLIDTAGMRKKARVVEKLERLSVADARRAVDFAEVVVLLLDATQGLEHQDLKIASMVLEEGRALMIAINKWDIAEDASRLFNGIKGALDEGLAQVRGLPVFAVSAKTGKGLDTMLGAAFEIREAWSRRVPTSALNRWFEDALAANPPPAPKGRRIKLRYITQAGTRPPRFVVFGTRLDMLPKSYERYLVNGIRRELGFDAVPVRVVLKSPKNPFQST
- a CDS encoding DUF2721 domain-containing protein is translated as MIDLALLTAHSLSSDLLESTRSTVRVQAIVQLSLAPAFLLAGIGAVMNVMTNRLIWVANRIETIREREADGRAGEMVADLPSLEQRRLYAQAALMFSTAAALVISIVIALLFVSAFIRPQIGTLIAIAWIVTMIFLVLGLGCFALEARTAARRNRLRLRAMVRRSRDQVGPD